The proteins below are encoded in one region of bacterium:
- a CDS encoding secondary thiamine-phosphate synthase enzyme YjbQ: MKTHTEYLTLKTARREEFVNITPQVEDAIRKSGVKEGMILVSAMHITAAVYVNDAESGLIEDIKDWLRVLAPDKDYRHHRTGEDNGAAHLKNLLLHHEVIIPITGGRADFGPWQQVYYAEFDGQRPKRVVLKVMGE; this comes from the coding sequence GTGAAAACGCACACCGAGTATCTGACCTTAAAGACGGCGCGGCGTGAAGAGTTCGTGAACATTACGCCGCAGGTGGAAGACGCCATTCGCAAGTCCGGCGTCAAGGAAGGAATGATACTGGTGTCGGCGATGCACATTACCGCCGCGGTGTATGTCAATGACGCGGAGTCGGGCCTGATCGAAGACATTAAGGACTGGCTCCGCGTGCTGGCTCCCGACAAGGATTACCGGCATCACCGGACAGGAGAGGACAACGGCGCGGCACATCTGAAGAATCTGTTGCTGCACCATGAAGTGATTATTCCCATCACCGGCGGCCGGGCGGACTTTGGTCCGTGGCAGCAGGTGTACTACGCGGAATTCGACGGGCAGCGGCCCAAACGCGTGGTGCTCAAGGTGATGGGAGAATAG
- a CDS encoding O-methyltransferase encodes MDGYLDESFNKETDRYLLSLLSPPDGVLARMEQYALTKKFPFIGPLAGNLLGILARATDARRIFELGSGFGYSALHFARLMPPDGRVICTDGDPENKVRAEKYFADAELSEKLEFHVGDAVSILERFAGPFDIIFMDIDKQGYPQGFRAAWPKLKVGGLFIADNLLWHGNVLSDDQQPTTRGVRDLTKLIYATPGTRTSVVPLRDGVSITVKLF; translated from the coding sequence ATGGACGGTTATCTGGATGAATCCTTCAACAAGGAAACGGACCGGTATCTTCTGAGCCTGCTCTCGCCGCCGGACGGGGTTCTGGCGCGGATGGAGCAGTATGCACTGACGAAGAAATTTCCGTTCATCGGGCCGCTGGCAGGCAATCTGCTGGGGATTCTGGCGCGAGCGACGGACGCACGGCGAATTTTTGAACTGGGATCGGGATTCGGCTACAGCGCGCTGCATTTCGCGCGGTTGATGCCGCCCGACGGCCGGGTGATTTGCACGGACGGGGATCCGGAAAACAAGGTGCGGGCGGAAAAGTATTTTGCGGATGCCGAACTGAGCGAGAAGTTAGAGTTCCACGTGGGAGATGCGGTGTCGATTCTGGAGCGGTTTGCCGGGCCGTTCGACATCATCTTCATGGATATCGACAAGCAGGGCTATCCGCAGGGGTTCCGCGCGGCATGGCCGAAGCTGAAGGTGGGCGGGCTGTTTATTGCGGATAATCTGCTGTGGCACGGCAATGTGCTCTCGGATGATCAGCAGCCGACGACGCGCGGCGTCCGTGATCTTACGAAACTGATTTACGCCACACCGGGCACGCGCACCAGCGTCGTTCCGCTGCGGGACGGCGTGTCGATTACTGTCAAGCTGTTTTAG
- a CDS encoding YpdA family putative bacillithiol disulfide reductase, translating into MDAPLDLIIIGAGPAGIAVGRAARRAGLRFLILEKGAICNTIFHFPERMTFFSTADLLEFPDAPMVISGDKPNRHEVMSYFTKIALKEEMPVSTFEAVSSIRRVDDHFEVQTSKRCLAAGAVVLATGSYDCPNLLHVPGEDLPNVSHYYHSSQPYIGKRVMIIGGRNSAVETALDLYRQGAQVTVVHRGAFDYGASLDESGIKYWLLPDFLNRLKEEKIAHFWNSSVLRIEPERVLLRTSKGERWVDNDFVLALIGYHPDYALLERAGVEFGGAAQAPASDPATLETNVPGLYVAGVVTGGKDHRKVFIENSRRHGELIIAHVRQRLLAAHAQM; encoded by the coding sequence ATGGACGCCCCGCTGGATCTGATCATCATCGGAGCGGGTCCGGCGGGAATAGCGGTGGGCCGGGCGGCGCGGCGCGCGGGACTGCGGTTTCTGATTCTGGAGAAGGGGGCGATCTGCAACACGATCTTCCATTTCCCGGAGCGGATGACGTTTTTCTCGACTGCGGATCTGCTGGAATTTCCGGACGCGCCGATGGTGATCAGCGGCGACAAGCCGAACCGCCACGAAGTGATGTCCTATTTTACGAAAATCGCTTTGAAGGAGGAGATGCCGGTCTCCACCTTCGAAGCGGTTTCCTCCATTCGCCGGGTGGACGACCACTTTGAGGTGCAGACGTCGAAGCGGTGTCTGGCGGCGGGCGCGGTGGTGCTGGCAACGGGGTCGTATGATTGCCCGAATCTGCTGCACGTCCCGGGCGAAGATCTGCCCAATGTCAGTCATTACTATCACTCGTCTCAGCCGTACATCGGCAAGCGGGTAATGATTATCGGCGGCAGGAATTCGGCGGTGGAGACGGCGCTGGATCTGTACCGGCAGGGAGCGCAGGTGACGGTGGTGCATCGCGGGGCTTTCGACTACGGCGCGTCGCTGGATGAATCGGGAATCAAATACTGGCTGCTGCCCGACTTTTTAAACCGTCTCAAAGAGGAGAAGATCGCGCATTTCTGGAACAGCTCGGTACTGCGGATTGAACCGGAGCGGGTGCTGCTGCGGACGTCCAAGGGCGAGCGCTGGGTGGACAACGATTTCGTGCTGGCGCTGATCGGTTATCATCCGGACTATGCTTTGCTGGAGCGGGCCGGAGTGGAATTCGGCGGCGCAGCTCAGGCTCCGGCCAGTGATCCGGCAACCCTGGAAACCAATGTGCCCGGGTTGTATGTGGCAGGCGTGGTTACGGGCGGCAAGGATCACCGCAAGGTGTTTATCGAGAACAGCCGCCGTCACGGCGAACTGATTATCGCGCATGTGCGGCAGCGTCTGCTGGCGGCGCACGCGCAGATGTGA
- a CDS encoding Rieske (2Fe-2S) protein, with the protein MPRWFKVCRTDDVKPGHAASVSLYARPYAVFNVDGRLYGMDGGCAHMKANLASGAMYGNIVECAMHGWEYDVTTGECLTIPGVRLKTHPLKIEEGFVWIDIETKDEDEEDI; encoded by the coding sequence ATGCCCCGTTGGTTTAAGGTGTGCCGCACGGATGATGTGAAGCCCGGGCACGCCGCGTCCGTTTCGCTGTATGCGCGCCCCTATGCCGTTTTCAATGTGGACGGCAGGCTCTATGGCATGGACGGCGGCTGCGCGCATATGAAGGCCAATCTTGCATCGGGCGCAATGTATGGCAACATTGTCGAATGTGCGATGCACGGCTGGGAATATGATGTCACCACCGGGGAGTGCCTGACTATCCCCGGTGTTCGCCTGAAGACTCATCCGCTCAAGATCGAGGAAGGATTTGTCTGGATCGATATTGAGACGAAGGACGAAGACGAGGAAGATATCTAA
- a CDS encoding prepilin-type N-terminal cleavage/methylation domain-containing protein → MARKRERGFMILELLIVIVIIAILASLTVVRYLNVRDKSRIAAATYDLDCVRKFLAYYSTDYDGFPPAAATYDDLKNQMVDPRGNPYGRLPLSNTYTWISYALNPDGTYRVRIQVVDRNHTVLVATPDGVHPE, encoded by the coding sequence ATGGCACGCAAGCGTGAACGCGGCTTCATGATTCTGGAACTCCTGATTGTAATCGTTATCATCGCCATTCTGGCCTCGCTGACGGTGGTACGGTATCTCAATGTGCGGGACAAAAGCCGGATTGCAGCCGCGACATACGACTTGGACTGCGTACGCAAATTCCTCGCGTACTATTCCACCGACTACGACGGTTTCCCCCCTGCCGCTGCCACCTATGACGATCTCAAAAATCAGATGGTGGATCCCCGTGGAAATCCTTATGGCCGGTTGCCGCTTAGCAACACCTACACCTGGATTTCCTACGCCTTGAACCCCGACGGCACGTATCGCGTGCGCATTCAGGTGGTAGACAGAAACCATACCGTCCTTGTGGCCACTCCCGATGGAGTCCATCCGGAATAG
- the glgP gene encoding alpha-glucan family phosphorylase, which translates to MKVKPLATVEVVPVLPENISSLRDLAYNVLWSWNPDILSLFQALDADLWEAVGHNPARLLREVSQHRLTEAAQSPSFLEHYDRCLRFLERYMREPSWFDKTCMPATPADVVYFSMEYGLSEVLPVYSGGLGVLSGDHLKSSSDLGLPLVGIGLAYRQGYFQQLLTADGYQTETYPENDFERLCMTPVLDSRGARLKITMSFPGRNVVVQAWRIQVGRVPLYLLDTDVPENSPADRRITYMLYGGDRETRIQQEIVLGMGGVELVSRLGIETTVCHMNEGHSAFIQLARIARETKRGLSTDEAVQLISAGTVFTTHTPVPAGIDQFPSDLMDRYFGHIYGQLNLSREELLSLGSRQPGIPGQLFNMAIFAIRTSDYTNGVSRLHADVSRSLWEDSWPNLPHDEIPIDYVTNGVHMSTWIDEHMAALYDKYLGIEWRRNPDHKELWSKVRDIPDEELWEAHLVGRNALLNFTRRRLAEHRARTTGVEMSAEQLEVILDPQILTIGFARRFATYKRATLLLRYPERLLALLRDPKRPLQLVFAGKAHPQDDAGKALIHDIIYFARSQGLENRIVFLENYDLGVARYLTHGVDVWLNTPRRPLEASGTSGMKILPNGGLNLSVLDGWWDEAYAPGLGWPIGRGRTVPDEKTQDDRDAQSLYDTLEKQIVPLFYGYEDGKIPRRWIASMKESIAELVPRFNSNRMVKEYCEDYYSRALARSRHLMEDNCAGAKALAVWKERIRAAWNGVSIAGVKTTPSATLSSGAEVELSTQVNLGTLQPGDVEVQAYFGPLRADGSIAFSGYQVLEADSGTKGAYFGTVTFPESGRFGYTVRVIPYHPLIGNPLKMGLVCWAPVSVA; encoded by the coding sequence ATGAAGGTAAAACCTCTTGCCACCGTCGAGGTGGTACCCGTTCTGCCGGAGAACATCAGCAGCCTGCGGGATCTTGCGTATAACGTCTTGTGGTCATGGAATCCGGACATCCTGTCCCTGTTTCAGGCGCTGGACGCGGACTTGTGGGAAGCGGTCGGGCATAACCCCGCGCGTTTGCTGCGGGAAGTCTCGCAGCACCGGCTCACTGAGGCGGCGCAGAGCCCCTCGTTTCTCGAACACTATGACCGTTGCCTGCGCTTCCTTGAACGCTATATGCGGGAACCGTCGTGGTTCGATAAGACGTGTATGCCAGCAACGCCTGCGGACGTGGTCTATTTTTCGATGGAGTACGGACTCTCGGAGGTGCTGCCGGTCTACAGCGGCGGTCTGGGAGTGCTCAGTGGCGACCATCTGAAATCGTCCTCGGACCTTGGATTGCCGCTGGTGGGTATCGGTTTGGCCTATCGCCAAGGCTATTTTCAGCAGCTTCTGACGGCGGATGGGTACCAGACCGAGACCTATCCGGAGAATGATTTCGAGCGGTTGTGCATGACGCCTGTGCTGGATTCGCGGGGTGCGCGGCTGAAGATTACGATGTCGTTTCCCGGACGGAATGTCGTCGTGCAGGCCTGGAGGATTCAGGTTGGTCGCGTGCCATTGTATCTGCTGGACACCGACGTGCCGGAGAATTCACCGGCGGACCGCCGCATCACCTACATGCTGTACGGCGGGGACCGGGAGACGCGGATTCAGCAGGAAATCGTACTCGGCATGGGCGGAGTGGAACTGGTATCGCGGCTGGGAATCGAAACCACCGTATGCCACATGAACGAAGGCCATTCGGCATTCATTCAGTTGGCGCGCATTGCCCGCGAAACCAAGCGCGGCCTCAGCACGGATGAAGCGGTCCAGCTCATTTCCGCGGGAACGGTTTTCACGACGCATACTCCGGTCCCGGCGGGCATCGACCAGTTCCCCAGCGACCTGATGGACCGTTACTTCGGGCATATCTACGGCCAGTTGAATTTGTCGCGTGAAGAGCTATTGTCTTTGGGCTCGCGCCAACCGGGGATCCCGGGTCAGCTTTTCAACATGGCGATCTTTGCGATCCGCACATCGGACTACACCAATGGCGTCAGCCGGCTTCACGCGGACGTGTCCCGTAGTTTGTGGGAAGACAGTTGGCCCAATCTGCCGCACGATGAGATCCCCATCGACTATGTGACCAACGGCGTTCACATGAGCACGTGGATCGACGAGCACATGGCGGCGTTGTATGATAAGTATCTCGGAATCGAATGGCGGCGCAACCCGGACCACAAGGAATTGTGGTCCAAGGTGCGGGATATTCCCGACGAGGAGCTGTGGGAAGCGCACCTGGTCGGGCGCAACGCGCTGTTGAACTTCACACGCCGCCGATTGGCCGAGCACCGCGCGCGCACAACCGGCGTGGAGATGAGTGCGGAGCAGCTTGAGGTGATCCTCGATCCGCAGATTCTGACCATAGGGTTTGCGCGACGTTTTGCCACCTATAAGCGTGCCACACTGCTGCTGCGATATCCGGAGCGTCTGTTGGCGCTGCTGCGCGACCCCAAGCGGCCATTGCAACTTGTCTTTGCGGGCAAGGCCCATCCGCAGGATGACGCGGGCAAGGCGCTGATTCACGACATTATCTATTTCGCGCGTTCACAGGGACTGGAAAACCGGATTGTGTTCCTCGAGAACTATGATCTGGGCGTGGCCCGTTATCTGACGCACGGTGTGGACGTGTGGCTGAACACTCCGCGCCGTCCGCTCGAAGCCAGCGGCACCAGCGGCATGAAGATTCTGCCCAACGGCGGTTTGAATCTCTCGGTTCTCGATGGCTGGTGGGACGAAGCCTACGCGCCGGGTTTAGGCTGGCCGATAGGGCGGGGAAGAACCGTTCCGGATGAGAAGACGCAGGATGACCGCGACGCGCAGTCCTTGTATGACACGCTGGAAAAACAGATTGTCCCGCTCTTTTATGGCTATGAAGACGGCAAGATTCCGCGGCGCTGGATTGCTTCGATGAAGGAGTCCATTGCCGAACTGGTGCCGCGTTTCAACTCCAACCGCATGGTCAAGGAATACTGCGAGGATTATTATTCGCGCGCCCTGGCGCGTTCGCGGCATTTGATGGAGGATAACTGTGCGGGGGCCAAGGCTCTGGCCGTGTGGAAAGAGCGGATCCGCGCCGCATGGAATGGCGTGAGTATCGCCGGTGTGAAGACGACGCCGTCCGCAACGCTGAGTTCGGGGGCGGAAGTTGAACTGTCAACGCAGGTGAATTTGGGGACATTACAGCCCGGCGATGTGGAAGTGCAGGCCTATTTCGGCCCGCTGCGCGCCGACGGATCGATTGCCTTCTCGGGCTACCAAGTGCTCGAGGCCGATTCCGGCACCAAGGGAGCTTATTTCGGCACGGTAACCTTCCCGGAGAGTGGCCGCTTCGGCTACACCGTGCGGGTGATTCCGTATCATCCGCTGATAGGCAATCCGTTGAAAATGGGCTTGGTTTGTTGGGCACCGGTATCGGTTGCCTGA
- a CDS encoding succinate dehydrogenase/fumarate reductase iron-sulfur subunit — MSSTKQTVKIFRGDLASGKLVDYQVDVDEGMVVLDVVHKVQAEQAPDLSVRWNCKAGKCGSCSAEVNGKPKLMCMTRMDTFRPDEALTIQPVRTFPHVKDLVTDVSWNYGVNKKIPPFKPQPKNPDGTWRMYQYEVDRVQEFRKCIECYLCQNVCHVLRNSSKFDEFYGPRFMVRLASLEMHPLDAEDRIKLIKDLAGVGYCNITKCCTEVCPEDIHITDNAIIPLKERVAGRFYDPLSLLFRLIRGDKS; from the coding sequence ATGAGCAGTACTAAGCAAACCGTGAAAATATTCCGCGGCGATCTGGCGAGCGGAAAGCTGGTGGATTATCAGGTGGACGTGGACGAGGGCATGGTCGTGCTCGACGTCGTGCACAAGGTTCAGGCGGAACAGGCTCCCGATCTGTCGGTACGCTGGAACTGCAAGGCCGGCAAGTGCGGCTCGTGCAGTGCGGAAGTCAACGGCAAGCCGAAACTGATGTGCATGACGCGCATGGACACCTTTCGGCCCGACGAAGCCCTTACGATACAGCCGGTCCGCACCTTCCCGCACGTCAAGGATCTGGTGACGGACGTGTCGTGGAATTACGGCGTCAACAAGAAGATTCCGCCGTTCAAACCGCAGCCGAAGAATCCCGACGGCACATGGCGGATGTACCAGTACGAAGTGGACCGCGTGCAGGAATTCCGCAAGTGCATCGAATGCTACCTGTGCCAGAACGTGTGCCACGTGCTGCGCAACAGTTCGAAGTTCGACGAGTTCTACGGGCCGCGATTCATGGTGCGGCTGGCGTCGCTGGAGATGCATCCGCTGGACGCCGAAGACCGCATCAAGCTGATCAAGGATCTGGCAGGCGTGGGCTACTGCAATATTACCAAGTGCTGCACGGAAGTGTGCCCCGAGGATATCCATATTACCGACAACGCGATCATTCCGCTGAAGGAGCGGGTTGCAGGACGGTTCTACGATCCGCTGAGCCTGCTGTTCCGGTTGATTCGCGGAGACAAGTCGTGA
- a CDS encoding S8 family serine peptidase, with translation MTTCVVLLACFVMIRGAMAAPFEVRFQSGTVTPAEGVYEVPALSAQTVGADHVHALVQLADYLHAGQKQDLAAAGIELLGYLPDRAYVASVRVGLDAATAAQAGVRHISAMLPVYKLHPRVIAGELGKWSEYTNGRHVFSVDIMPDVTLEQARKELLAAGCELGNTFEAAHSVVAAFDAKNAADIAGLDAVLFINEISPPLDMVNDVTRTRLHVNEVQTTPYNLNGDSTTILVFDGGMVDSTHPAFGDRVTWNSAGAVLDHSTHVAGTVGGAGQAGGAERGMAPMARIISGSYTVATNPIFYNNPGNFESDYRRARRTFNIEETTNSIGINIEQNGYSCAWFGDYELTARTLDILTRDTEGSPLTMFFAAGNDRNGATCGLNYSSMSVPACAKNVITVGSTNTSDGISSFSCFGPTDDGRIKPEVCATGENVTSTMPGGGYGQMSGTSMATPAVAGVGLLILQRWHRMFPGAPDPMPETMKAILINSATDMGTAGVDFGTGFGLVNALKAIQNMEAGGILESELGADEDYTHSFTVGSGQSALDVSLAWSDVAALGNVIPTLVNDLDLRLVDPNGTSYLPWRLNAASPSSPAQTGVDSINVCERVHVANPAAGTWTLHVTGHLNGSETQTFGLSSNAALVAGWATVTGQLVNSAQTAFPGRVAVVNDIQLAETDSTLHYALYVPGGQSVTLHAEAYGYVPRDTTFTPVSGQNAVNIVFPTVAANGTVTGVVTNQFGAHLPGAVVSFGFPGATVAPDTTDGTGTYSASMPGAIVYHVVADYYGAKAAVDVTPTPNGTTTANITITSPQFLPAGPDAHGYYAFEEQDSGLTAQYDWLEVSPAVGGPGTTITPGTGNDWIVPVTLPFTFRYYGQDYTTASVGADGYVAFGSTTGWDSVYVNRDIPNARVPNNMICVFWDDLNPAPAPGDGDYATYYDAANSRFIIEFHYVSHYTPNTNHVTAQLILYPQTAHPTVTGDNEFQIQYQAVDYSDNNPVADADATIGIENGDGTQGIQVVFDSGYDPHCFPLRAEHALLFTTGRVAGYGTVTGHVTTVPPVADITQVAVTIGSRTVHPNASGNFVADSMFAANYIAHATIATYEVGADTFLLRPDSTVNLSFTLLRLDPPRNLTGQYAPDVREIQMTWNRPACLEGGSPLDGFTGYEIWRFNVGTPVATVTDTFYNYHVTQSGNHIFWVVGLYDGGRSDTSNHYRVAVVLGADDNTNTIPTTFYLKQNYPNPFNPTTRIEYGLPKAAPVSLDIFDILGRNVAVLSAGTQDAGVHTVSFDGTNLGSGIYYCRLRAGEFVHVQKMLLMR, from the coding sequence TTGACAACGTGCGTGGTGCTGCTTGCCTGCTTCGTGATGATCCGCGGAGCAATGGCCGCACCGTTTGAGGTTCGGTTCCAGAGTGGAACGGTCACACCCGCTGAGGGAGTGTACGAGGTTCCGGCGCTGTCCGCGCAGACCGTGGGCGCTGACCATGTTCATGCACTGGTTCAGCTTGCCGATTATCTGCATGCGGGACAGAAGCAGGATCTGGCAGCGGCGGGAATCGAACTGCTGGGGTATTTGCCGGACCGCGCTTACGTGGCATCGGTGAGAGTGGGTTTGGATGCCGCCACCGCCGCGCAGGCGGGAGTGCGGCACATTTCGGCCATGCTGCCGGTGTACAAACTGCACCCGCGCGTCATTGCCGGAGAGCTGGGCAAGTGGAGCGAGTACACCAACGGCCGCCACGTGTTTTCGGTGGACATTATGCCCGATGTGACTCTGGAGCAGGCGCGCAAGGAACTGCTTGCCGCCGGCTGCGAACTGGGCAACACTTTTGAGGCGGCGCACAGTGTGGTTGCCGCTTTCGACGCCAAGAATGCCGCGGACATTGCGGGCCTTGACGCCGTGCTTTTCATCAATGAGATCTCACCGCCGCTGGACATGGTGAACGACGTGACTCGTACACGGCTGCACGTCAACGAAGTGCAGACCACGCCGTACAACCTGAACGGCGACAGCACGACGATTCTGGTGTTTGACGGCGGTATGGTGGACAGCACGCATCCTGCTTTCGGCGACCGAGTGACGTGGAACTCCGCAGGCGCGGTGCTGGACCATTCGACGCACGTGGCGGGCACCGTGGGCGGCGCGGGGCAGGCGGGCGGCGCGGAACGCGGCATGGCTCCCATGGCGCGAATCATCAGCGGCTCCTATACCGTGGCGACGAACCCGATTTTCTACAACAATCCCGGAAATTTCGAATCCGATTACCGCCGCGCGCGCCGCACGTTCAATATCGAAGAGACTACGAACTCTATCGGTATCAACATCGAGCAGAACGGCTACTCCTGCGCGTGGTTCGGTGACTATGAGCTGACGGCCCGTACGCTGGATATTCTGACCCGCGACACGGAAGGCTCGCCGCTGACCATGTTTTTTGCGGCCGGCAATGACCGCAACGGCGCAACCTGCGGCTTGAACTATTCGTCCATGTCGGTCCCGGCCTGCGCGAAGAACGTGATCACGGTCGGTTCGACCAATACGTCCGACGGCATTTCGTCTTTCTCCTGCTTCGGTCCGACGGATGACGGGCGCATTAAGCCGGAAGTCTGCGCGACGGGCGAAAACGTGACCAGCACGATGCCCGGCGGCGGATACGGCCAGATGAGCGGAACATCCATGGCGACGCCCGCAGTGGCCGGCGTGGGCCTGCTGATTCTTCAGCGCTGGCACCGCATGTTTCCGGGCGCGCCGGATCCGATGCCGGAAACGATGAAGGCGATTCTCATTAACTCCGCGACGGATATGGGCACGGCCGGCGTGGATTTCGGCACGGGTTTCGGCCTGGTTAATGCTCTCAAGGCCATCCAGAACATGGAAGCCGGCGGCATTCTGGAGAGTGAACTGGGTGCGGACGAAGATTATACGCACAGCTTTACGGTGGGCTCGGGACAGAGCGCGCTGGATGTCAGCCTGGCGTGGAGTGACGTCGCCGCCTTGGGCAACGTGATTCCGACGCTGGTGAACGACCTCGATCTGCGCCTGGTGGATCCCAACGGCACGTCCTATCTGCCGTGGCGATTGAATGCGGCCAGTCCGAGTTCGCCCGCGCAGACGGGTGTGGATTCGATCAACGTCTGCGAGCGCGTGCACGTGGCCAATCCCGCCGCGGGAACGTGGACGCTGCATGTGACGGGCCACTTGAACGGCAGCGAGACCCAGACCTTCGGACTGTCCTCCAACGCGGCTCTGGTGGCCGGCTGGGCGACGGTTACAGGCCAGTTGGTGAACAGCGCGCAGACGGCTTTCCCCGGACGCGTGGCGGTGGTGAATGACATTCAGCTTGCGGAGACTGACAGCACGCTGCATTATGCGCTGTATGTTCCGGGTGGGCAGTCGGTGACGCTGCATGCGGAAGCGTACGGCTATGTTCCGCGCGATACGACCTTCACGCCGGTATCTGGACAGAACGCGGTGAACATCGTCTTCCCGACGGTGGCGGCGAACGGCACCGTGACGGGCGTGGTGACGAATCAGTTCGGCGCACATCTGCCGGGCGCGGTGGTCAGCTTTGGATTCCCCGGAGCGACGGTTGCACCGGATACGACGGATGGAACGGGCACCTATTCGGCTTCGATGCCCGGAGCGATTGTCTATCATGTGGTGGCGGATTATTACGGAGCCAAGGCCGCAGTGGATGTGACTCCGACTCCGAACGGGACAACGACGGCGAATATCACCATCACCAGTCCGCAGTTCCTGCCGGCAGGTCCCGATGCACACGGCTATTATGCTTTCGAAGAGCAGGATTCGGGTTTGACGGCGCAATATGACTGGCTGGAAGTCAGCCCGGCCGTGGGCGGCCCGGGAACGACGATCACTCCGGGCACGGGCAATGACTGGATCGTGCCGGTCACGCTGCCGTTTACCTTCCGCTATTATGGGCAGGACTACACAACGGCTTCGGTCGGCGCCGACGGCTATGTGGCCTTTGGTTCGACCACGGGCTGGGATAGTGTCTACGTGAACCGTGACATTCCCAATGCGCGCGTCCCCAACAATATGATCTGCGTGTTCTGGGATGACCTCAATCCGGCACCCGCACCGGGCGACGGCGACTACGCCACCTATTATGACGCGGCGAACTCGCGGTTCATTATCGAGTTCCACTACGTCTCGCATTACACGCCGAACACCAACCATGTAACGGCGCAGCTTATTCTGTATCCGCAGACCGCACATCCGACAGTGACGGGTGACAATGAGTTCCAGATCCAGTACCAGGCGGTGGATTATTCCGATAACAACCCGGTGGCGGATGCAGACGCGACGATCGGCATCGAAAACGGCGACGGAACGCAAGGCATTCAGGTGGTGTTCGACAGTGGCTATGATCCGCACTGCTTCCCGCTGCGCGCCGAGCATGCCCTGCTCTTTACCACGGGCCGGGTGGCGGGATACGGTACGGTGACTGGACACGTAACGACCGTGCCGCCGGTAGCGGACATCACTCAGGTCGCCGTGACCATCGGCAGCCGCACGGTTCATCCGAATGCCAGCGGCAACTTCGTGGCTGACAGCATGTTTGCGGCCAACTACATTGCCCACGCGACCATTGCGACGTACGAAGTCGGCGCGGACACCTTCCTGCTTCGTCCGGACAGCACGGTTAATCTGAGCTTCACGCTGCTGCGTCTGGATCCGCCGCGGAATCTGACCGGCCAGTATGCGCCGGACGTGCGGGAAATCCAGATGACGTGGAACCGCCCGGCCTGCCTTGAAGGCGGCTCGCCGCTGGATGGTTTCACAGGGTATGAGATCTGGCGGTTCAATGTAGGCACGCCGGTGGCCACGGTTACGGATACCTTCTACAACTACCACGTCACACAGAGCGGAAACCACATTTTCTGGGTCGTAGGTCTGTATGACGGCGGCCGGTCGGACACGTCTAACCATTACCGCGTGGCGGTGGTGCTGGGCGCAGATGACAACACGAACACGATTCCCACGACGTTCTACCTCAAGCAGAACTACCCGAATCCTTTCAATCCCACCACGCGCATCGAGTACGGCCTTCCCAAGGCCGCGCCGGTGAGCCTCGATATCTTTGACATCCTTGGCCGGAATGTGGCGGTCCTCAGCGCAGGCACGCAGGACGCCGGGGTCCATACCGTCTCCTTTGACGGCACGAACCTTGGGTCAGGCATCTACTATTGCCGCCTGCGAGCGGGCGAATTTGTCCACGTTCAGAAAATGCTACTGATGCGGTAG